Proteins encoded within one genomic window of Thermomicrobiales bacterium:
- a CDS encoding IlvD/Edd family dehydratase has protein sequence MTRPDDISSRSKLTWYGDADFSTFMRRAFAKGMGLTDEDLAKPIIGICNSWSELNHCNSHLREVAAAVKRGVLQAGGIPLEFPTISLGEIFISPTSMLYRNLMAMDTEEMIRAQPIEGVVLLAGCDKTTPAQLMGAVSADLPAIMVTGGPMMSGRWRGNDLGACTDCRRYWMEYKAGTIGEQEIGELEESLFRSHGHCMVMGTASTMASVAEALGMTLPYNAAIPAPDSGRLRHAENAGRRIVEMVRENLRPSQFISREAIENAIRVLCACAGSTNGVVHLLAIARRAGVPLELDDFDRISRETPTLTNIKPSGQYQMAELFEAGGIPAVMRELLPLLHRDARTVTGKTVGENLADVPETLRRDVIAAAGSPIHPEGGLSVLRGNLAPDGAVIKHAAASPGLLTHRGRAVVFTSLEDLGRRIHDPELDVTPDDVLVLQNAGPIGGPGMPEAGMIPIPQKLLKTGVRDMVRISDARMSGTAFGTVVLHVAPEAAARGPLAIVRDGDFITLDVPNRSLTLDLSQSEIDARLAALPPHRPDPLLRRGYGWLYGQHVTQANHGCDFDFCAADWS, from the coding sequence ATGACACGCCCTGACGATATTTCCAGCCGCAGCAAGCTCACCTGGTACGGCGATGCCGACTTCAGCACCTTCATGCGGCGTGCGTTTGCCAAGGGCATGGGCCTGACCGACGAGGATCTGGCGAAGCCCATCATCGGTATCTGCAACTCCTGGAGCGAGCTCAACCACTGCAACTCGCATCTGCGAGAGGTGGCCGCCGCGGTCAAACGAGGCGTGCTCCAGGCTGGCGGAATCCCGCTGGAGTTTCCCACCATCTCGCTGGGAGAAATCTTCATCAGCCCAACCTCGATGCTCTATCGCAACCTCATGGCGATGGACACCGAGGAGATGATCCGCGCGCAGCCGATCGAAGGCGTCGTCCTCCTTGCCGGTTGCGACAAGACCACTCCAGCCCAGCTGATGGGCGCCGTCAGCGCCGATCTCCCGGCCATCATGGTCACCGGTGGGCCGATGATGTCGGGCCGTTGGCGTGGAAACGACCTCGGCGCTTGCACCGATTGCCGCCGCTACTGGATGGAGTACAAGGCCGGGACCATCGGCGAGCAAGAGATCGGCGAATTGGAAGAATCGCTCTTCCGCTCGCACGGGCACTGCATGGTCATGGGCACCGCCAGCACGATGGCCTCGGTGGCGGAAGCCTTGGGTATGACGCTGCCGTACAACGCGGCCATTCCTGCTCCCGATTCCGGGCGGCTGCGCCATGCGGAGAACGCTGGCCGGCGGATCGTGGAGATGGTCCGCGAAAACCTGCGGCCCAGCCAATTCATCAGCCGCGAGGCGATCGAGAACGCGATCCGCGTCTTGTGCGCTTGCGCAGGTTCGACCAATGGTGTTGTTCATCTGCTGGCCATTGCCCGCCGCGCTGGTGTGCCATTGGAGCTCGATGACTTCGATCGCATCAGCCGAGAGACACCAACCCTGACCAACATCAAACCGTCTGGCCAATACCAGATGGCCGAGCTGTTCGAAGCAGGAGGCATTCCCGCGGTCATGCGCGAGCTACTGCCGTTGCTGCATCGCGACGCGCGGACCGTCACCGGCAAGACGGTTGGCGAGAACCTGGCGGATGTTCCAGAAACGCTTCGGCGTGATGTCATAGCTGCGGCCGGGAGCCCGATTCATCCGGAAGGCGGTCTTTCGGTGCTGCGCGGCAACCTCGCTCCAGACGGAGCCGTCATCAAACATGCCGCAGCGTCGCCGGGATTGCTCACCCATCGCGGCCGGGCGGTTGTGTTCACCTCGTTGGAGGATCTGGGGCGCCGCATTCACGATCCGGAGCTCGATGTCACGCCCGATGATGTGCTAGTGCTGCAAAACGCCGGGCCCATCGGCGGTCCCGGAATGCCAGAAGCGGGCATGATTCCCATTCCCCAGAAACTGCTCAAGACTGGTGTGCGCGACATGGTGCGCATCTCGGATGCGCGCATGAGCGGCACCGCGTTTGGCACCGTGGTGCTGCATGTCGCCCCCGAAGCAGCGGCGCGGGGACCCCTGGCCATCGTGCGGGATGGAGATTTCATCACCCTGGACGTGCCAAACCGCTCTCTGACACTCGATCTGTCGCAATCGGAGATCGACGCGCGTCTCGCCGCGCTTCCACCGCATCGCCCCGACCCGCTCCTGCGGCGCGGATACGGCTGGCTCTATGGCCAGCATGTCACTCAGGCCAACCACGGCTGCGATTTCGACTTCTG
- the pip gene encoding prolyl aminopeptidase, with amino-acid sequence MRLLYPQIEPYDRGTLDTGDGNLLAYQQYGVPDGKPVLCLHGGPGSGCGPGWPRNFDPARYRIICFDQRNAGESLPPASDYSTSLANNTTWHLVDDIELLRHRLGIDRWMLFGRSWGATLALVYAEEHPKRVTDILLAAVTTTTRQEIEWLYHGVRILVPEAWQNFRHGAQPWANDDDLVSAYRELLEDPSAEIRQQAADAWCAWEDAVMDMGRNMHGQGFFEDPPEFRYGWSRIVTHYFAHRAWLEPDHILRNAGKLSDIPGILIQGRLDLAGPPITAWELARAWPGAELIILPDTGHTSADDSMVDAIVSATDRLACTRH; translated from the coding sequence ATGAGACTCCTCTATCCCCAGATCGAACCCTACGACCGTGGCACCCTCGATACGGGCGATGGGAATCTGCTTGCGTACCAGCAATACGGCGTTCCAGACGGAAAGCCGGTGCTGTGTCTCCATGGTGGCCCCGGTTCGGGATGCGGGCCGGGTTGGCCACGCAATTTCGATCCGGCGCGCTACCGGATCATCTGTTTCGATCAGCGAAACGCGGGTGAGAGCCTTCCGCCCGCAAGCGACTACTCGACCTCACTGGCGAACAACACTACCTGGCATCTGGTCGACGATATCGAGCTCCTGCGCCACCGACTGGGAATCGATCGCTGGATGCTGTTTGGGAGATCGTGGGGAGCGACCCTCGCCCTCGTTTATGCGGAAGAGCACCCGAAACGCGTGACCGACATCCTCCTGGCGGCCGTCACCACGACCACGCGCCAGGAAATCGAGTGGCTCTATCATGGTGTGCGCATCCTTGTTCCCGAAGCATGGCAGAACTTCCGGCACGGAGCTCAGCCCTGGGCGAACGATGATGATCTCGTCTCTGCCTACCGGGAGTTGCTGGAAGACCCCTCTGCCGAGATTCGCCAACAGGCCGCCGATGCCTGGTGCGCGTGGGAAGATGCAGTCATGGACATGGGACGCAACATGCATGGCCAGGGCTTCTTCGAAGACCCGCCAGAATTTCGCTACGGTTGGTCCCGGATCGTCACGCACTATTTCGCCCATCGCGCCTGGCTGGAACCCGATCACATTCTCCGCAATGCTGGCAAGCTGTCGGACATTCCGGGCATCCTCATCCAGGGACGGCTCGATCTGGCCGGACCTCCGATCACCGCCTGGGAGCTCGCTCGAGCCTGGCCCGGCGCAGAGCTCATCATCCTTCCCGACACTGGGCACACCAGCGCCGACGACTCCATGGTCGATGCCATCGTCAGCGCCACCGACCGGCTTGCCTGCACGCGGCACTAA